One genomic segment of Pseudomonas fortuita includes these proteins:
- a CDS encoding fumarylacetoacetate hydrolase family protein, whose product MRLVRFGLPGQELPGILDAQGQIRDLSGIVDDIDAAALAPSSIEKLRGIDIERLPLVPAGTRLGPCVGSVPNLICIGLNYSDHAAETNTPIPSQPVVFNKHTGAISGANDPVILPGDAKKLDWEVELAIVIGSPAWHVDESKALDHIAGYCLANDVSERAYQLEYEGQWTKGKSSFSFAPLGPWLVTRDEIADPQNLDLWLEVNGKRYQNGNTRTMIFSVAHIVSYLSRFMPLLPGDVIITGTPPGVGLGQKPHVFLKAGDVMRVGGTGLGEQCQTVVPYVSEMGAAWVDGRYPNVD is encoded by the coding sequence ATGCGCTTGGTTCGTTTCGGTTTGCCAGGACAAGAACTGCCTGGGATTTTGGATGCTCAAGGACAGATCAGGGATCTTTCGGGCATCGTCGATGATATCGATGCCGCAGCGCTGGCGCCGTCCAGTATTGAAAAACTGCGTGGCATCGACATTGAGCGCCTGCCACTGGTACCGGCCGGGACACGTTTGGGCCCGTGCGTGGGCAGCGTGCCGAACCTGATCTGTATCGGCCTCAATTATTCTGACCACGCCGCCGAAACCAACACGCCCATTCCGAGCCAACCTGTGGTGTTCAACAAGCACACCGGGGCCATCAGTGGTGCAAATGACCCTGTGATCCTGCCGGGTGATGCAAAGAAGCTCGACTGGGAGGTCGAACTGGCCATCGTGATTGGTTCACCTGCCTGGCACGTAGATGAAAGCAAGGCGCTGGATCATATCGCCGGTTACTGCCTGGCAAACGATGTCTCCGAGCGCGCCTATCAGCTCGAGTACGAAGGGCAATGGACAAAGGGCAAGAGCAGCTTTTCCTTCGCGCCACTTGGCCCTTGGCTGGTGACTCGTGATGAAATCGCCGACCCGCAGAACCTCGACCTCTGGCTGGAAGTGAACGGCAAGCGTTATCAGAACGGTAACACTCGGACGATGATTTTCAGCGTGGCTCACATCGTGTCCTACCTCAGCCGTTTCATGCCCCTGCTGCCGGGTGACGTCATCATCACCGGCACACCGCCCGGCGTAGGCCTGGGCCAGAAGCCGCATGTGTTTCTCAAGGCCGGGGACGTCATGCGCGTAGGTGGAACGGGGTTGGGCGAGCAGTGCCAGACTGTAGTTCCCTATGTTTCGGAGATGGGCGCAGCCTGGGTTGACGGTCGCTACCCTAACGTTGATTGA
- a CDS encoding 2-keto-4-pentenoate hydratase, translated as MDQCSQSADAREPTLMQAAAYLAKARQTGNRLDALPCNEASLSLEQGFQIQQHVGVLAGKKVGGWKCALPKPGKWIVAPIYTDSIVSCDRYPLGFATSTVRIEPELACVLGASLPARAAPYTADDITRAISQVHLALEVIDCRYTDPQKVPFEQLLADGLFNHGLVLGPRAISLSSNNLPTHLDVTLSHPGVEPVSIAGTHPDQDPVSPIVWLANFLSARGIGLQAGQVVITGSYAGLLEVPTHQPLDIQFGEAGSLSVFFSTLEE; from the coding sequence ATGGATCAGTGCAGTCAATCAGCTGATGCGCGTGAACCAACCCTTATGCAAGCCGCCGCGTACCTCGCGAAAGCACGCCAAACGGGTAATCGACTAGATGCTCTGCCCTGCAATGAGGCGTCACTGAGCCTGGAGCAAGGCTTCCAGATACAGCAGCATGTCGGTGTGCTGGCCGGGAAAAAAGTGGGCGGATGGAAATGCGCATTGCCCAAACCTGGCAAGTGGATAGTCGCGCCCATCTACACCGATAGCATCGTGAGTTGCGACCGATACCCCCTTGGCTTCGCAACTTCCACGGTACGAATCGAGCCCGAGCTTGCATGCGTGTTGGGCGCCAGTCTTCCTGCCCGCGCGGCGCCCTACACGGCCGATGACATTACGCGGGCCATCAGTCAGGTACACCTTGCACTCGAGGTAATCGACTGTCGATATACCGATCCGCAGAAGGTCCCGTTCGAGCAGTTGCTGGCTGACGGGTTGTTCAACCATGGACTAGTGCTGGGGCCTCGTGCCATTTCGCTGAGCTCGAACAATTTGCCCACTCACCTTGATGTAACCCTGAGTCATCCGGGTGTAGAGCCTGTGAGCATTGCCGGCACTCACCCGGATCAAGACCCCGTCTCGCCGATCGTCTGGCTCGCCAATTTTCTCTCTGCACGTGGCATCGGTCTGCAAGCGGGTCAGGTCGTGATCACCGGCTCCTATGCGGGGCTACTCGAAGTTCCCACCCACCAGCCGCTGGATATCCAGTTCGGCGAGGCAGGATCTCTGTCTGTCTTTTTTTCAACGCTTGAGGAGTAA
- a CDS encoding IclR family transcriptional regulator: MRVVKGAVDRCLEAIELLAREARWMRMSDIAGELGMEKGPAHRVLAQLVEQGWAEQDEATSQYRLTLKLALLGQRYLNGIGLPELVQPIIENVASLSHELVRLTVVCEGGLSWLASAQGAAPGLMYSPAMDQPINLYTTANGKAWLASMPDEQAVEIAIRDGLGKDLGVGKGPKAINTVERLLSDLAATRSRGYGLVVEEAEAGVWAIAVPVKMIPSGVVVGTMSIAGPVLRMHPDRYDELHALLEDAANKLGTVWPRQPSVQG; the protein is encoded by the coding sequence ATGAGAGTCGTTAAAGGTGCTGTTGATCGCTGCCTTGAGGCTATCGAGCTGCTGGCTCGTGAGGCCCGCTGGATGCGAATGTCTGATATTGCAGGTGAACTGGGGATGGAAAAGGGGCCGGCCCACCGTGTGCTTGCGCAGTTGGTAGAACAAGGCTGGGCCGAGCAGGATGAGGCGACCTCCCAATACCGGCTGACACTCAAGCTGGCGCTTTTAGGGCAGCGTTACCTGAACGGCATCGGGCTGCCGGAGCTTGTGCAGCCGATTATCGAAAACGTAGCGTCTTTATCCCATGAGCTGGTACGCCTGACTGTCGTCTGCGAGGGCGGTTTGTCCTGGCTCGCCTCGGCTCAAGGCGCTGCACCTGGGTTGATGTACTCGCCAGCCATGGATCAGCCAATCAATCTGTACACCACTGCAAACGGCAAAGCCTGGCTTGCATCCATGCCTGACGAGCAAGCTGTCGAAATTGCTATCCGCGACGGTCTGGGCAAAGACCTGGGTGTAGGCAAAGGCCCTAAGGCTATCAATACCGTTGAACGCTTGCTTTCCGATTTGGCGGCGACCAGGTCACGGGGTTATGGCCTCGTTGTGGAAGAGGCTGAGGCCGGTGTGTGGGCTATCGCGGTGCCGGTGAAGATGATCCCGTCGGGAGTTGTGGTCGGGACCATGAGTATTGCCGGCCCGGTGTTACGGATGCATCCAGACCGCTATGACGAATTGCATGCACTGCTCGAGGATGCTGCGAACAAGCTCGGGACGGTATGGCCTCGGCAACCCAGCGTGCAGGGGTGA